GCCTTCCATGCATAACGACGCGACGTGCCTGGTAGGCCCACCACCACTAGGTTTGCAACTGGGTTGTTATTGCGATTTTTTACACCACCACAACCGGTCCGTTGCAGACCGACGAAGGTGAGGCGGACACATCTAGAACACCATCAGAGAATGAGACACGTGCATGACCAAACTAGCAGGCGGCGCCGTGCCTCTCCCTCTCATCACACCACCCATCCCCTCTCATCCTCCCTCTCCCCGGTCGTCGGACGCCTCCACCACCATGGTGTCGCCGCGGACCACCTACTGTTGCAGCACACCTGCAACGGTGGCGAGGGTAGTGTTTCTGTCGAGCCCGACAGTAGTGTTTCGTACATTCACAAAAATGTATGTTACATTTTTTAAATGCTCATGGGTTTCAAAAATGTGGTTCTGGACATTAAAAAAAATGTTTGTACAGTGTAGAAAAGTTTGCAAGTTCAAAAATGTTTTTGGCACTTGAAAAATGTTCcaacttgtatttgaaaaatgggcaacacatatttgaaaaaaaaatcaaaaacgtGTTTctcaaaaatgttaatcatgtatatGAAAATTGTTAAacgtgtactccctccgtcctgaaATACATGTCgcgaaaatggatgtatctagacgtattttaatTCTAAATACATATATTTTTTCCATTTTCCCGACAAGTATATCCGTACGGAGGAGGTATAAAACTATTTTTTATGTATACAAAAAATATCCATTGTGTGTGAAAAAGGTATATATGTGTTGAAAAAATTGAAAGAAAGTCAAAggaaaaacataaataaaacaaAGAAAACTGTAAAGGAACAAACAAACAACAGAGATaccggaaagaaacaaagaaaCCAGAAAGAAAAAACCCTGAGAAAAAATCAGCAAAAAGtggaaaacagaagaaaaaaactgCTACAATAAAGAGCCAGCCATGGTCGTGGCCACCAGAGGGGACGCCAGGCTATATATCACAGTAGGCGAGATATAATGCTGACACAGTAAACAAACAACAAAATCACTAGTTAGGCTGGCCATAGTGATACTATCTTAGTCAGTATCATGCACTCGGCAATAGCAAACTGCGGATATGGCAGAGAATTAAAGAAGAGATTGAGGGTTAGAGTAATATAGAAAGTTATGAGTTAAATACATCACAGGTGCCTTAACTTGTCATGTGCGGCCAGTTTGATGCCTAAAATTGTAAAATACACAAAAGTGATGCTCTAATTTGTCTGATCGTGCAAATATGGTGCCTCCTACCGTATTCGGGTGTACGCCTTGGCTGTGTGGCGTGCCGGCGGCCCACATGTCAATGGCTGGAAGTGGACGAGTGATTTATTATTTTTGCTGGGACAGAAATTTGAACCTAGGACATCCTGCTTAATGCAATAACATGCTGGCCACCCGGCCAAACTAAGTTATACGTTGTAGTATTAGCTAGAAATGCAATAACATTCTTCAACAcattttctacatgtttttttCCTAAGTTCCTGTTTAGTTTTCATGATATGTAAATTTTGCCAAATAAAAAATACAATAATTATCAGTAGGGCATTATTATTGTGTATTCTAAATCTTTATTATATTTTCATTATTGTGTACTTTGAAGAGGTTAACATGAACGTTTTCTTAAATTTATATGGATTTAGACAGTTCAACGTATATTGAAATTATTGTGTAAATTTATGTATCTTCATGCAGGACAACAAGCACGGACAATTATTGTGTATCTTCATTGTATTACTCTATTTTTAAAATACACAGTTACAATTTTTTTGACAATGTAACTGTTCAACGTGTATTAAAAATTATTGTGTAATAATAGTAATTCTAGAAATGTATTAAAATATGTTAAAGATGTTTGTAGAAATGTTAGAATAATTTTACACAGTAACCTTTTCAATACACGTTGaacatttttttttaaatatacaTGTTGTCAATTTTGTGAATGCATGACAAACATCTTTCAAAAATAAGTTTACAATTTTATAATACACGTGAAACATGtttcaaaaacattttttttcaaaaaaaattcaaaagcACTAGGATATTCCTTAAATCTCCCTCGATACTCTAACGTTTAAGAACTAAATTATCTCATTTAGGCATCAAATGGTGTCTTGTCTGTTGGTTAGCACACACACGCGTTGGTAGGACCGAGAGGTCCCTTGGTGAACAATATAACCACGAGGCAGGACACCACGTGATGCCTAAAATGAAGAAATAATGTTTACACTTTTAGATGGTGAGAAAAAAAATCCGCGGGAAAATTCCAACTAGATGCTCTAATTAAATATAAAATCTTGCTTGGTTTATCGGGTAGATTGCAAGGGTGGCACACCTGAGCTCCTGGGTTCGAAACTTCGGATCCctttttctttcttatttttctttattATTTCACACGGTATTCGCACATACAATTGTGTGCTTGGTGTAGATGATATGTGGGACCCAAACCTGATAGGTTGGACCTATCAGTCTTCATCCGTATGCTACACAATTATGTGTAAATAAATAAAATGTGAGTGGGTTGTGTGTAAAAAATGCTCCCGGTCACTGATATGCGGGCCGCCACCATACTGGCTCGCCATGCGGGCAAGACGTATGCCCGGATACTGTAGGAGGCACCGTATTTGCACAGTCGGACAAGTTAGAGCACCACTTTCATGTATTTTACAATTTTAGGCACTAAATTGACCACACATGATAAGTTAAGGCACCCGTGGTGTATTTAACTCGGTAGTTACTGCATCATGTTAAATGACAGGCTACTTTatgtcatacatggcaataaatatgatcataTATGATACTACTCTATAATACTatccactatgaaggtagtaataTACACTAGTATCATGTGCATGATATTAGTATATGATACTCTCCGTAGCCTTAAAGGTTACCCCTTGCAAAGGTCACTCCCCACTTTCTGGTGCTGACAATTGGCGCAGTACATGTACGCCACTTATCGCAACCTAGGGGTTTTTTCTTTTTCCATAGATTCGTTTTATTCAAAAAGAACCGTGCGTCCAAATACCGAACCATTTTCATCATTAGATTTCTGGCGTCGAGATCTATAGAACTAGATCTTATGTTAACAgattttgacgaacttttttcaTGAAACAAGGGAAATCAGAAACAAAAGTAAAAAAATAACCGGTAACCAAAAAATCAAAAGAATAACATTAGCCGAGAATCATGGTTGCGGTTCTTACTTTTTTGGGAAGAACAGGGAGTGCTTATCTCTTTTTTTGAGAAATCACAGGTTGTGCTTCTCATGAAAGTAAGGATGTGCTTTTCCTTCTTTTGGAGGTGGGGGTCGGGGGGCCACAACTGTGTTTTCTCTTCTCGAGAAGTGCACGCGACATGTGGCGGCACCAGCGCACGGCACGGGCGTGCTTCCAGGCGTAGGAGTCGTTGTTGCGGAGGGTGACACTCGTTAGTTGCTCTTAATAAACAATAAAGTTCATAGAAAATGAATGCGCCCTAAGGGGCCAATCGTGGGCGGCATATAGGTGATGCTTTGTCGCAGCGCTCTTCTAGACGGTTCAACCTTTTTGGCTATTTTTTCGGGTGTTtccctttcctttttcttttcttgtgtgtgtttttttagttttattttttatttttatcttTCCACATCTTTGGTTTTCTTATATTTTCTTTTTTGCAATTTTTTCAATTTTCTTTTTTTAGATTGGTTTCGCAATATACTGTGAACTTTTTTTCAATATACGGTGAAACTTTTTCAAATACACCCCGAAACTTTTAAGtataaaatgaaaaaaattcATATACACACcgaacatttaaaaaaaatatgatgaaaatttaaattatacgatgaacatttttttaaatatgGTGAAGTATTATAATAAATATTGAAAAAAAATCTAAAATATATTTCTACTTTTTAATAGTTTAAAATATCCAGCTCCTAAACAACTATAGCTGGGTTTTTTTAGTGAAAAACCAACTAAAACCAAAGAAGAAAATAAAATACAAAACAGCTCGTGGGGCAAAGTGGGCCAGGCCATTTGGCTAGCCTTTAGCGAAGGCACCACTAGTTAATGCACACAAGCGCCATCTAGgtattctcaaaaaaaaaactaggtattctcaaaaaagaaaagaaaaacaagcgCCAACTAGGAGCTCTCCTCTAAAGGTGTCTTCACCAAGTTGATGCTCCGGTCCTGATGCTTTTCCTGCTTCTAGTTGTGTAGTGATGTATGATCTGTGTTCTGTTACTGATCTCTGAGAAACTTGTAGTAATAAGGTAGATGTTGTTCACTGTACAAGAACCTGATGATTGGGTAGTCCCCTAATGGAGTGGTTTGTAATCCTCAACGACGTTGTCTAGTCGAACTTTTGTAAATGAAAATCAGGGCGGAAAGCTCCTCGATTTGGAAACAAAGAACAAGAATTTGAAATGTGCTAAGCAGCAAGTACTAGCACATTTCTAAGGACTTTTACCAGCACAACTGTTCTAACCAGACTACCAGAGAGTCCAACACCAAAATTCCCAAGAAAAACGTGTATTCGCCAAAAGAGAAGATGAACATTTGCATCACGCCGATGTGCTCCCAGATTACAGCAATCAAATGGGGCAGTCCTTTTCTTTTGAATTCAGCGGCAGTTTCAGTCACGTGGACAAACTGGGGCTACCATATACAGTCTGCGGCGAACCGCCCGCGAAGCGCGTCAAGGGCGACCGAGGTTCTGCAGCAGCTGCCAAGATCAAGAGCTGCCCCGCGTCGCTGAGAATCTATAGGCAAAGTTGCAGTGGTATTTTTCAAAAGATGAAAGCTGCAGTGACATTTTTAAATTGGCAAAAATTGTAATGGGATCTATCCAGTTAACCCCAAGACAAAACAAATGCATCAAGCAAGAAAGTTTGAGCAAGAGCTGTTATGATCCTCAGCTCCTGGTTTATGCAATCAGAACTGAATGCTGTGTTGTGTCAAGAAAAATGCATGTACGCTTTTGCCAAGATCTGTATGCGGGCAACAAAATTTCTCAACCATGAGTCTCGGTGACCTGCGCAACTCTGAATCTGGAACAGACCAGCAGCACTGCTTTTGATAAATCTCTTCAGATATGACATGCTAGTATCGATAAAGAGATGCCAAAAGGAATGTTCTGCAGTTACAATACGCTCAAGCCAGAGTTTTCCCTCTGAGCAACCCTTCTATGTTGTTTTGCATTTTTCTGTACAATCTTTCGATGCCTACGATTTGCATTTTTCTGTAAGATCTTTCGATGCCTACGAATCCTCGCCTGAACAAATCCTTCGCTTCTGATGTGGAAGTAAGGGAAACGAGCATTACACTGAACTCACGCGCTTTACTTAACTTACCATGATTTTGCATGTAGTACTTCATAAAGGACATACCTGCTGACAGATTCATCACCATGCTGAATGTATTCATCAACAATATGAGCATCAATGCAGGCTCCTTGTATTGTTATGTTTTTGCATCCAAATTATTTTGCAAAGTATGGATAGTGCTCATGGTTACATAAGGCAGCTCATACCCTATTCCAGTTTTTCTTTCGAATTTCTGGAAGATCTGTTTCAGAATTGATTGGTTCTCGCCAAGAAACTAGCAGACTGAATCTGCAGGAAGTGGTGGCCTGTTTAAAGAGGACTAGTATACAGAATTACTAGTTACTCAAAAGAGAAAATCAGATCTGCAATTTCGCTTCAGAGTCTTGTCCAGCAACAACTGTTCCGGCCAAAGAACCCCACAACGAAATTCCCAACAAACTCGTAGTAGCCAAAAACAACAGACCACGCACAACAGATCATGCAGCAATCTTCCTTTTTTCTAGGTTCAAATGGGATTCTTACTTACAGTGAACCCACAGAATCAGACAATCACGCACAACAGATGTCGGTAAAAAAAATGTAGAACAAACCAGAGATTTAGCATAAAAGATGCGTGATTCCATTAATCAAACCAGAGATTTGAACATTTGATGGCATCCATCGGAAATACAAGCAGGGCAAACAACAGGAGGAGCAAACAACTACAGTCATAAACATCTAGCAGGAACCAAGAGCAGCGGACACGGGACGCATACAGAGCCTAGGCGCGCTCCCCTCGGATCCGGCGGGCGAGCTGGATGTCCTTGGGCATGATGGTGACGCGCTTGGCGTGGATGGCGCACAGGTTGGTGTCCTCGAAGAGCCCCACCAAATAGGCCTCGGCGGCCTCCTGAAGGGCGGAGACGGCGGAGGACTGGAAGCGGAGGTCGGTCTTGAAGTCCTGCGCGATCTCCCGCACGAGGCGCTGGAAGGGGAGCTTGCGGATCAGCAGCTCCGTGCTCTTCTGGTACTTGCGGATCTCCCGGAGCGCCACGGTTCCCGGGCGGAAGCGGTGCGGCTTCTTCACGCCGCCGGTGGCCGGGGCGGACTTGCGAGCCGCCTTGGTGGCCAGCTGCTTCCTCGGCGCCTTGCCGCCGGTGGACTTGCGGGCCGTCTGCTTGGTGCGGGCCATCGGAGCTGCTGGGGCCGACCGGCGGCGAGGGATGGGTTGCTGCTGCTGCGGTTTGGAGATGGAGATTGAGATTGGGACTTTTCGCCGTGGTGGGTTGCTGGAGAATGGGGGGATTTAAATAGGATTGACGATGGGTTTGGTGCTCTGCGCGCGATGATTTTGGGGTTTGGATTTCGGCCGGGCGGGGGGCGGGGGGTGGGACGGGCGCCGTTGGATCAAATGCAGATGGAGGGTGTGGATTCGAGTTTGCAGCCGTCACGCGGATCGCGATCCGTGTGCCTCTTGAGCGGTAGTACTACTAGGTAGACTCTGTACGAGGGGTCGAGGCATTTCGGgtttttttttgcttttcggTGTTCTTCCATAACACTCTGATGGTAATAGTACTAGTACCAGGGATTTCGTAGTTACTAAAAAAAAAGTACTAGGGATTTCGGAAAATTTGATCATCATTTGTGAGAATGTAAAATGGACCGTGCTATGATCGATGGTTTTTATCACGGTCTCATTGGCCTCTCCCGCATCAATCTTGCTTGTATCATGTTGTCATTTTTCAACACCACGATGCATCGGAGCCTTTCTGAATTCTGCCTGATTTTGGTTTTACAATTGTACCATTAGGCTGATAAAAATACCACTAGAACGCTTAACACGTGTCTAGCAACTCCTTCCATCCCTAGTTGTGCTAATTAAATTGGTGTCTTCCTTGGTTGTCGCACCTTAGACACGGCCGACCTTCGTCGTTGATGCCATGACCCTAAGGTTTActgaaaaagggtttccccccgctttGTATTCCAAAGCAATCAACACCGTACATATAGCATTGCTGGAGCGAGCAACACAACAAGCCCACAAGAAAATGAAGAAACAAATGCCAACAACGGTAGCTCGACAAAGCGCCGATGACCCGCCCCCGCTGCGCCCTCTGGAGACAAACCACCACAGCCCGAGGCTCCGATCCGCCGCGTACCAAGCATCACCTACAAAGAAGGGCTGCAACGCCGACGACATTGCTGCCCGAACGTGTCCTAGAGTTTCCCAGGGCACGCGGAGGGAAGTGGGGGATGGCTACCGCCGACACCCTCCATGAAGGAATGGTGGCACCCGCCGGTGTCACCGCATCAGAGCCGGACGAATCggcaaggatttctcccgcactCCAAACCCCGCCGCCCAACACCATGTGCCATTGCGGTTGCGCCGTCACCCAGGCTGTCTCACTGCGAACACCAACAcgaggccaagaagaccggagaGAAGTGCCAAGCGACGGGAGCAGCGGCACCGAAGCCGAGCGGGAGGGAACCGCATCCACCGCCGTCGTGAGAGAGGCCCGCGCCTCCGGCATTGTCGCGGTCGTCGTCCGGTCATGGCAGCAGGGCATACCAGGCCACCCCTGGCCCGGCCAGGCCCGAAACGGGCCCGCTAAGCCCCGCCGGCCATGCTGCAGTAGGCTGTCGTCAGCGCTGCCAGCACCCAGCCGCTCATCGCTGCTCCCCCGCTTCCCGAAAGTCACGCCGCCGACCCGCCCCCCGCCGGCCCGCCCATGCCCAGATGGGGCCCGCAAGGCCCAGATCTGGGCCTAGCGGCCGCCGCCAGGGCGCGTTGTTGCGCTACCCCGCCGCCAACGACGACGATGCCGCCCAGCCACCCGCTCGTGCCGCGCCGGAGAACCCCGCCGCCACCCTAAGGTTTACATGGTCACTTTTAAGATCAACATCTCCTTCTCTCTTAATAACAAGAAAGGCACATGAACGACATATATATTGAGCTCATATACAGTTTACAACATGAAGTGCAAAATAACACGACATGGCAAGCTCAATCGACGTGGTTTTTTCCCTCTCCCGAGGTGACCAGGGCAAAGCATTTCTCCTCTCGATCTCCATCGGCGAGCATCTGGTTTCGCCTTTCCTCAGACTATCGATGAGGCAGGCGGTGGTGGGGAGGAAAATCCTAGTGCCTCGGCTTCGGCTAGTAGATAGGTTAGAGTTTTAGCCCTCGCAGAGACGACACTCAAACGGATGTCGACGCTTCTTCTTCGAGCCAGTATTCCGGTCTCCGACCGTCCTCAAGTTCATCCATTCGGACAAGTTAGATGGTGCTCCGGTGTAGATTCATGCCAGCTTCTCGGCGTCAGACTCGGTCGGTCGCGTGTCAGCCGCACGATTTGCCCATCCATAATCGCTCCAATATTATCCTCAACCCCCCGCTAGGAAACCCCTATCTTCTAGCTCCTTTCCCGTCAGCATCGATCCTCCCTAAGCGTAGCTCCTCTTCCCAACTGAATTACCTCACACCCTCCAGCCCGCAGAACCTCGGGTGCTCGCCTATCGTAGCAACAACGTCGCACGTCCTTCTTGTCGATCGCTTGCATCACCATGATTCGCCGCACCACCCCAAGCCCTTTGTTGCAACATCGGTGCACGGATCCCCCCGTCGCCACTAGTGTACCCCACGGTCGTAGACAATTTGTTGCATAGCAAAAAGTAACGCCCATTGCAGTACTTGATTCGTCACCGCCATCATAGGAAGGACTTGTCCAGCACGTTGCAGCCTCGTAGCTCCACCTGCCAATGGTTGCAGCTCCAACGGGCGCCGGTCGTAGTGTTAGGAGCCGATCATCACACATGACGAGACTCGTCGCCGTAGCAATTGTCAACGCCGGTTGTGGAAAACACTCACGATAGTCGCAGCAAAATCATTGTCCTCGCCGTCATCGGTCGTGGCATCTTCATGAATGGTTGTAGCAATCGTCCATACTAGTCGTGACAAAAATCGATGACGGTTGCAGCAAATAATCGTCGCTACCGTCTCGGGTCGGGACTTCAGCATGAATGGTTGCAACAACCCGCATGGTCGGTCAGACCATCATGTAGGCCCCATGCAGCTTCACACGTTATTAGGTCTAGCTCTCAGCGTACATGGTTGCATCGACGCCGACAGGTCGCAATATCCTCTAGGCTTGGATGCCGCTCTGTGTGTCATTTGTTCCAGCTTCCAATGTACTCGGTTATAGCTCCCAATGTACATGGTTGTATCCCCGCCGACGAAACATGCTTTCAGCCGTGGCTCCATGATCACAGCGCCGCCACCGGCCGGTTCCAGCATGCGGTGACCGCGGTACCAGCACCGCCACAGACCGGTTCTAGCATGTATCCCCTCGCCCCCGCCACGATGCTcgttgtaggatcgaaagtatgtctagagggggtgattagactacttaaccaaataaaaatctagccttttcccaattttagcaacttaacacaagtcaagcaatcaacctacacatgcaattctaagagtatagcagcggaatataaatcattgcatatgaaggtaaaggggaggagtttggagggagcaaacgcaatgtagacatggagatttttggcgtggttccgataggtggtgatatcgtacatccacgttgatggagacttcaacccacgaagggtaacggttgcgcgagtccacggagggctccacccacgaagggtccacgaagaagcaaccaaggagtttgtaagggcaaggagatcgcctactttgtgaagatctacctaagtgaggcaagtccttcgtgggcgatggccatggtgggatagacaaggttgcttcttcgtggacccttcgtgggtgggaccgatcgctcatttcggtgagaccgaaacgttatgaaaaggaaatagagagtttgcattgccaactcggtgggacccatcgctcatctcggttagaccgaaacattacgaagggaaacagggAGTTTGGAATcccatctcgatgagaccgagatccctatcggtgagaccgaactgattagggtttctggcaatgactatgtcaagtgaactcagTGGCAcgggatagatcaaatcggtggggccgagtttgactttaggtttaggacatatgtggaaatgagaaagtggttgagggcttttggagcatatcactaagcattttgagcaagcaagccattaagcaacaccttaTCCCCTTttatagtattggcttttcctatggactcaatgtgattttggatcactaaaatcaaaatatagagtcttgagcttttgccaatatgtgtccttagcattttgaggggtccacgtctctagtccatgccatatcaatcattgaactttctgaaacattaatcttgaatggatattagttcaatgagctatatgttgttatgaattaccaaaaccacccgaggattagttgcactttcaatctcccctttttggtaattgatgacaaaatatagatcaaagcttcaacAAATGATAATATAAATGAAgtacatcatcgctttgagaagtatgtgataagcaagagctccccctaaatttgtgcattatgtaaaatttgcttttgaatgcaaatgcacaatcgattaggatcatgggttactcttccatgtcacatacatcttggtggagcgctcaaaatgatagaatatGAAATATGCACTCATTACCAAGACAAGATATGAATGATCATACATGAGAAATAGAATATCATCATTCAAGCACAAACATTAAAGTATGATATGATCAAGCACATGATCATATATGTATCACACACACATAAGTAGAGTATCAACCAAACGAGCAAGCAAATAAAGTAGCAAGAGAGGCAAAAGAAgcaaaacacactctctctcttgaagcctatgatctatacacattctccccctttggcaacaagttaccaaaaagcttgaaaatgcatagtgctatgcggctCTCTAAGTACGATCTCCGGGAGCTCCGGAGTGCGAAGGTGGCGTGGAGAGGAGTCCTGCAACGAATGCATCCGAAGAGCTCtgtggagctggtggagtagcaaCTGGAGGGACAACAGAGGTTGTAGTTGCTGGTGCTAATGTAGTAGCCCTTGTGTCACTGGCTGGCACAACTATAGACCTTTGTGCCCTAGGCACTCTCTGAAAAGCTTCAGTGGTAGCTCTCCCTCTTCTCTCTTCAGCTTCATCCTGGAGTCGCTCAACTGCAGTCTGGATCTCTGTGACCTTCAAGTCTAGATCATAAAACTTGGTCTCGACGATCCTCTCAAGACTCTCTTGATTTTGAGTCagggttgtcaatcctttctcAATTCTGACAGTGGCCTCAAGCAGATAGCTCAGCTGGTCCTGCTTGGTCTTGAGGTGAGCAATTGAAGCATCTGGAACTGGTGAAGTTTGTGCTGCCTTCTCTACTTTAGCTTTCTCCCTCTTCTCCTGAGCCTCCACTAAAGTAGGATGTGTAGCATCCATGACAACTTCATTGTCTTCGAATTCAGGCAACAAGGGAAGGTGCTCCTTGTCCAAGAGATATGTGCctttgcccatcttggagttgatgagcatctgaatgtgtggagcatatcCACATGATCTCTTTTAATTagcagcagtcctcttgattgtctctacaatcaaTGTCATCACTTTGAACTTCTCCGGTATGTCA
This sequence is a window from Aegilops tauschii subsp. strangulata cultivar AL8/78 chromosome 7, Aet v6.0, whole genome shotgun sequence. Protein-coding genes within it:
- the LOC109752985 gene encoding histone H3.2, which encodes MARTKQTARKSTGGKAPRKQLATKAARKSAPATGGVKKPHRFRPGTVALREIRKYQKSTELLIRKLPFQRLVREIAQDFKTDLRFQSSAVSALQEAAEAYLVGLFEDTNLCAIHAKRVTIMPKDIQLARRIRGERA